The genomic DNA GAAGCATTCAATGTTTCTGTTGTCTTAATCATTTTACCGGAAGTAGAATAAAATGGCAAATCGACAGTCACATTATAGTTATCGCCAGATGGATTGACAATCATCACAATTACACTATCACCAGTCACCGAAAGATAGGAAGAACCGCTTAACTTATTTGTAGCATCACTCCACACGTTTTCGATACGCATAGTACCTGTCGTATATTTTGCAAACTGGGAAAGAATATACCCCCGCTTGGTAATCGCACCCGCTGTAGTACCATACTGGCCATCCCCCAACATACCGTAAAAACGTTTCGAAGCGTAATGAATCCAGGCATTGACGTTAGCCTGCAAGGCAGTATTGATTCCATTTACAAAAGAGAAAGCATCTGTTGCCCAACTGAAATCGCGAGTGGTTGTCGTATTGGCATTCCAGTTAATCAGGTATTCCGTCATCCAGGCTTCTTTACCTTTTGCCTGAAGTTGCTTAAATCCACTTTGAAGAGCACCATATTGGTGACCTGCGTAAATATCAAACTGAGACAACACATCATCAGCTAACATCGCACTTGAATAATTATCAGACATACCCACACTTTCCGGAGCAATCACCTTACAATCAATATAGCTTCTGTAATTCGTCAGGAAGTTGGCAATCTGAGTAGGAGTCCAGATACATCCGGCATACGAGGCCTTCTCATCCGGCTCGTTTTGGATAGAGATAGCATCGAGTTCGACACCATTATTACGCATATAAAGGACAAAATCATTCAGGTAATTGGCATAATCGGCATAATTTTCTTCTTTCAGGGAAGTCGTTTGCTGTACACCGTTTGCGTCGGTATATGTAGCATTAACGGTATTATAGGTCTTCCATTCAGCCGGCATAGACCAGGGACTGGCAAATAAGGTAAGCCCGAGAGACTTAGCCAGCTTGGCTGTTTCCAGGCATTGGCTCCAGGTATCTTCTCCGATAGGAATGTAAATACGCATAATATTACATCCAAGATCACTGTTTTTGCCCCACACTTTTTTGATTTCATCGGTCGTCATGTGATTATAGGCAAATTGCGGACTATTTACGAATCCGCCAAAACCGGTTATTTTCTGATAGGTGGTACTCTTGTTAACTCTGACCGTTGCCGTCTGGAGGGTGGCAACAGCATTTAAATGCAGCAAAATACCGATAGTTAGCAATACAATAGATTTGAAGTAGGTGTGTCTCATGTGTTTAGATTTTATGATGCCCAAAGGTAATCCAAAGACCTTGCAGCGACTTATAATTCTGGTTCTCTGATTTTCATTTTTAGATAAATGAGATATTTACTTTGATTCAACATTGTATCTATCCTGCAAATTACGCAGAAGTATTCACGAAACCATATCTAAGATTTTTTTATCGGAAAAAGAAAGACGTCCTGACTAATTAGATATTTTGCCTAAGAAATCCACACATTAAAGCTGTAAACCCCTTTTAGTTTCGGTTGCATATGCCAGCCGGGAGGTTGTTTTTTCCCTAAATCTTAAGCGAAACTATAGACAAAACGGGGATTTACGCTATTGCCAAAGTGGCATAAATTGACCTATCTCAGTTTGGAAGATTTGTATCTGATATTATAAACGACTTATCTGTTATCTAAACACCCTATAAATGTTTATCTATAAATTTAACTTTCATAAAAAACAAACTAAAAACAGCAAATCTACAGATACAAGTTTCATTTGAATAAGACTTCAAATGAATAATGAAATAAAGGTAAAACGAGCATGATTCGTTAAACATAATTGCGGAAGCATTCATCATGCGGATGTTACCCAAACACTAATAATTTATTATCGCTATGAAAAAGCTACTTTTAGTTTTAACATTGAGCATTTGCTCTTTTGTAATGTCTTATTCGCAAAAGACAAACTATTTCCCATTATCAACGTTTAACAAGGACATTTGGAATCCTAAGGGATATGCTTCATTTGATGCAGAAACAGGAGCCTTTATTGCAGATCAATATGGTTTTGGAGGATGGAAATCTGACACGCCATTGGATTTATCAGGTTATAAATATCTTGTAATGAACTTTAATACTGACCCTGCTGGCACCGCAGCAAGTTTAAGAGTATTTGACGAGAACAGTTACTGGGTACTTCCGGCCAGAGCGACCTTTGTGACTGCTACCCAAGCCGTCATAGATCTTACTAGTGTGCATAAAACTAATGATGCCGGAGATACTGATAACGGAGCGCTCAACCCTGCGAATATTTATATTGTAGGAGTATGGACATTAGGGTGGTCTGGAGTTGACGGAGCAAAAAACAATGCAGTTTCAATAAAAGACTGCTATGTTACGAATAATGAAGACTATACTAGAACAACAACAGGTATAGATTTGCTTAATAACAATGAAAACAAACTGGTTGATGTATATACTCTATTGGGAGTACGTATCCGTTCTAAAGTACTTGAAAAAGAGGCTATACGTGGTCTTACCAAAGGTTTATACCTGATCGGCAACAAAAAAGTTATGGTAACTGATAACACGAAATAATACCTTTTAAAAGTCAACTTCGGGTAAAAAACAACACCTGTCAATTGATAAAAAGAGCTGTATCGTTTCACTAAAAGAGCAGTATCATCATCGCAAATGATACTGCTCTTTGTTTTCGTACAACAAATAAGTTATGTGACTTTTATTCTCTTGCTTTACATGAGCACATTCGTTTATTATAGTTGAACCGGTGAACGGGTGATTGATACCGCATTGGGTAAAGTTACCATACCCCACCTTCCATCTTTCGTATAACCATAAATCTGTAAAGTGCAATTACCCTGATTCTGAGGTAGTCGGATCTTTAAATCAGCTACACCAGCAAATGAACAGACCTTATCGAAATAAATGTCAGTTAAATACTGAGGCACAGCAGAAGAATACGATCCCCCCCCCCTCCTAGTAATTACCGGGTCAAATGAAACCCTTGCAGAGTTATTGGGCGCTTCTACCAAATTCAGCCTTTTTTCTGTTGAAGTAATGTCTATAATGCCATCGTATGCATTTGCCCCCCAGAAAAACTTACTGGTCACAACACAGAGAGATTCGACCTTCTTACAGGGAATATTTCCCAAGTTACAATCAGAAGGAAATGGTACACCGTCAAATAGTACCAATGGCTCCCCGTCTTCTGCACTTTCTATGTTATGAACTCTAAAACTCACATGATTACCAACCTTAACTGCTTTGACTTCAGGTACTAATTCAAATACAAATTCACTTAGATTAGGTAAATCCACATATTTCCTGAAGATGTACTCATTTTCAGGAAATCCGTAGAATCTCACATTTGGTCGTGTCTGTGGAACTCTCTTTAAGCCGGCTGAGAAGGCATCATTTATCTGAAGATTGACCATTCTGGTCTCAATATTCTCTTTCAATGTAGAATCAGGATAATAGTACTCTTTTTCAACTTTCAGAAAGTCTGGATAAAACTCATCGTCAATTTTCACAACATAGTTTACAGTAGTATCAATGACATTGATCACTAAATCATTCCCCTGATAAGAAAGAGGCAGTTTGCAAACAAACTGACCTGAGTTATCTGTTTGACAACGATTCACCCAGCTCACTGAATCTACAAATGACAAATAAACGCTCTTGTTGGCTATCTCATCCCGAGAGTTCTTCCCAGATATGCACCCCGTCACAATATCGCACCCAATCTCTGGCAAATAACGAATTTCATGATTGACGATGGGAATTGGGGTAAGGGTAGGAAGGTGTAACATTTGCTTATTAACAAGACCTGTATCGCCCTTTGCCCAGACTTTTCCATTAACAACCTGTTCACGATCCAATGCCATTGCCTTGACAATACGTCCCTGGAGGGATTGGGCTCTGACTGGAACAGCTACATTTATTGCTATCAGAAACTGGATACTGTCGTTTACTGCAGAGGTAATGTGAAGAGCAATGGAATCTCCCGGATGAACGGACTTCCTTTCAAAATGAGCTGATATATTCAATCCAGAATCTGGTTTAATATAATCAGCATGTACGGGAATGATTTGTTTTTCGTCGTTTTTTACAGCACTACCATTTACTCCGGCCGGCTGGTTCAGGGACGATACCCCTGTGTTTGCACCCATACCCTTTGGATAAGTATCCGGTTGGAGTTCATCATCAAGCCATGGAGTGCCTATACGAAACGGATTAACAATCCTGATTCTTTGGGTAGAAAAGGCTTCCGCCCCAAAGTTTTTCATGTAGTTGGTATATGCCCTGATATAGTAATAGCCAGTTTGAAGATCTTTGGGTATGGTTAGCCGGTTGACCATTTCGCCTCGCTTAAGCTGATACTTCTTAGCGCTGACGACCCGATTGTCCTGGTTATACAACTCGACATAGAGGACGGAGCTTAAGTCAATCGGTATTTGCAAAGCAGCATCGTAGGTCAATGCAAAAAGGTTGATCGGCTCTCCTACTAAATAAAAATCCTGATCAAGTATAAGTAATGCCCTCTCCTGTACTTTACACTCCCGGTGTGTGGTTCTTATTTTCAAATCGCTAATTTGGCTTCTCAAATTAAAGCCAAATACCAGCATCAAAAAAACGAATATATATCTTCCGGTTTTATTCATGGTTTTCATCTATTTATGGGGGTATTCTCTCCAATATTCCGGTACCACATTGACACCATTGAGCAGACAATTAAAGCAAGGGGCTTTTGCCATATTTAATTGATGAAAAGTATCCGGGGGATTAACTACCAAAAAACGTTCATATTCCTCATATCCACGCTTCATCAGAGAGTCAACTACTGGGTTCAGCCGTACATCCTGAAGTTTGATTGGAACTAATACAATCTGGGATCCACAATCTTCAAAGCCATCGGTCGGTCGATACTTTTCAGGTAAATCTTTTCGATCGATAAATATTCTTTTCTCGGTAGCCCCTGCGACAAGAAAATAGCCCAACACAGGGATATCACCATGAGTTATACATCTTAAATTCCCCACTGTTGCGCTTGGAATAGGATCAAACAGAGTACCCTGGTTTTGGTTGACCGTGATCACATCTTTAAAGAATTTATAGGTTGGTTCCGATAAAACATATTGCCGGACTAATGTTGTGTAGCGAATAAAAAGCCGGTTGGTATTTTCTCCGAAAAAGCAAAGCGGTTGCCGTTCAATGATGTCATTGTAACGACGGGCAGAGGTCGCAATATTAAAATTGGTACTATGGGACTGAGCATAACAAACTTTCCAATCCGGATGAGCTACAAGATCTATAGGAACTATGAATTTCCATGTTTCATCATATTTCCATGCGTAGTAGCGGGAACTGTTAGTGGGATCATGTGTATCCAACAATAATTGAATCCCCCCTCTTTGATTTTCGGGAACGTTGTATTCCCAATAAACCTGATCAATAGGAACTGGATCCTTAATGGTTTCATATTCCGACTCATAGAGATTGTCTCCCGCCTTAATCTGCAACTTGTAACTATGACCTACAACTCCCCGGAATGTAGTATCCACCGTGCTGTATATGCCGTCAATGGTCTCCCGAAGTTCCACTTCGCTGCCCGATTTATCAACTATCTTCACTTCCGCCCCGGTTACAGGATCAGCTGTCTTCTCATGAAACTTGAAGCTTCGTGACAGTTTGACTTCATACGGCCCTGGCAGGTTGGTTAACTCCCCGTCAATCACTAATAGATTTTCATACTTTGAAATATCCGGTGTATAGGGTGACACACATGAAACCACAAACGGAATCAATGCGAAGTATATTAAATTTGGAAAGAGCTTCATTATAATGGCTTTTAGAATTTAAAATTGTACGTAATATTAGGAATTGGCTGTGCAAATACGGACATTTGATAGCCTTTGACACCCCTGCTTGTAGATTTGAAAAAAACCGAGTAAACGTTGTTTGCCCCCAATAGATTATATACTCCAATGGAAAACGAGCCATGGGCCAGCTTCTTAGAATTAAGACTTTCATAGATAGTTGCGGAAATATCCCATCTTAAATAATTGGGAATCCTGTATTCATTGCGATTGGTATAATAAATGAGTTGTCGCTCCCTGAAGGTATATTTGGCTACCGGATAAGTGATTGGCCGACCTGTACTGTAGCAAAAGGTATTTGATAAGTTCAGTCTTCTTGAATACCTGTAATTTACAGCCAGATTCAGATTATGGGGTTTGTCGTAATCGGCAGGATAGTAGTTCCCTTTATTAATTTTTTCTTCGGAAAACTTTCCATCTACCTTAAGCTCTGTTCTGGAATAGGTATAGGACACCCATCCGTTCAGCCTACCCCGCTTTTTTTGAAGCAATAACTCGACGCCATAAGCCCTACCGACTCCCGAAAGCAGATCAACCTCCAGATTAGGATTGAGTAAAAGTTCTGCCCCGCTTTTGTAGTCAAGGCTGTTCCTGGTTTTCTTATAATAGGCCTCTATAGAGGTTTCCAGCTCTCCTCCCAGAAGATTATGATAATAGCCGACTGCCAATTGATCCCCGATTAAAGGTTTGATCTGGGCATCACTGATCTTCCAGACATCGGTTGGCGAGATGGCCGATGAATTGGTAAGCATATGAATAAACTGGTGCATACGGCTATAACTTAATTTCAGCGAATTATTAGCCCCCAGACTATATCGTGCTGACAATCTAACCTCTGGGCCACCATATGTTTTTACGATCTGGTTGGATGAATAGAGCGTTGAGTCCATCCGGCTATCTACGCTTCGGGGAACAGCCGGATTATAATTATACTTTTTGTAAGGCCCAAGCACAAAGAAGAGTGCATATCTCACTCCGGCAGACACCGTCAATTTACTATTAACCGTGTATTCATCATTAAGGAACAACCCCGTTTCCACTCCTCTCTCTTTCGGCAAACAAAGCTCTTTGATATCAGACAGTGAACTGAGTGGCGTAAAATTACCCGGCGTCATGTCATATCTGATCGCTTCTGCTCCTGAATTAAATGAATGCTTCGTATTTGGGATATAGAATACATTTGCCTTTACTGATTTGTATTCAATGTTATATTTAAGCCTGAAGGATATCTCTGGAACTTCGTCACTTGTAATATTATATTGATAATTGGAATATATTGCTGAGATTTGGGAATATGTTTTGGGGTTGAAAAAATGCTTGAAATACAACCGGGCACATTGGTTTTGGTAATGATAAGCGGTATCCGAATTCAATTTAAAATTGTCATCGGACTGATATGCCGTTATACTCAACGAATTGTTTCGGTCAATCTCATAAGTTACTTTTCCGGATAAATCATAAAAACCGGCTTTTGTATGATGAAACTTTTCCCCGTCTATTTTTTTCAGAATCCAGTCGGAATAAGTACTTCTTCCTCCGATTATAAATGACAGTTTATCTTTAATCAGCGGACCTTCAAGCGTCAACTTCCCGGTAACGGGACTGATACCACCACTCAAAACACACTTTTTCAGATTACCCGTTTGGGCTGTAACATCAAATACAGAAGATACCCTTCCTCCAAAATTTGCAGGAATTCCACTTTTATAGAGTTTGAAATCTTTTACCGTCTCCGGATTAAACACGGAGAAGAAACCGAACAAATGTGAGGTATTAAAAATGGGCATTTCATCAAATAACATCAGATTCTGGTCAGCGCTACCCCCTCTCACGTTAAATCCAGATGCCCCTTCACCGACCGTCTGCACGCCCGGCAGCAAAAGCGCTGTTTTGACAATATCGGCCTCGCCCAGTATCGTTGGTAATTGTTTTACTTCATCAATATTCAGTTGCTGAACTCCGATATTGAGGTTTTTGAGGATGTTTTCTTTTTCAGAACGAATTACTACTTCATTGATAAAAACCGCTTTTTCTTTCATCTTCACAGTCATTGCCCCGTCACTATATATAAATATCGGGACTGAAAGGTCCTCCCGCCCCATATATTTGAACTGTAATTCCTGATTACCTTTGGGCAAGGATAAGATGAAGTACCCTGAGGCATCTGTGGCGGCTGCCTTTCCAGTCGTCGCGGAATAAACTGTCGCTCCGATGATGGGTATCCCATCCTCTGCTCCTTTGACAACCCCGGATACGATACAATTCTTACTTTTTGTGCTTTGAGTTGGTTTACCGATGGTTATTACTTTACTCTTTGAGTCAACCACCGGCTCTACCGGATTTTTCAGAAATGCGTAGGTTTCGTTAATTTCCTCAGGTATAGCGGTTTTAGCTGCTTGGCTGAAATAAAAGAAATTCAGAGGAAGCGAACTTACAATCTTATAATTCCGGGTAATAATGATGTTTGGGCCATCAACAAAGTAATTTAATGACAGTCCTTGGAATGAATCATCCAAAATCTGACCGATCGTAGCTGACTTGGCTGATTGCCTGACTCTGACGGAATCTAACCAAGCAGGATCAAAATAGAATTTAATCACATGGTCTCGTTCTATCTTTTTCACAAAATCAATAAATGGAACAGAATCAACCTTTGATTCAATGTGAATCGCAGTAGCAGGGAGCTGAGCACATACTAACAATGGCAATAAACTCAAAAATTGGAAGATTAACCGTTTCATAGCCCTTGTCGGTTTTCGTAGAAATGTAAAACAGTGGAAGCTGAAGTATAATTTGAACTATTAAGTTTAAGTAGATTATTCCGGATAAACTTTTTCACCGAATCCCGACTTTCTCTATTCAGCTGTTTTAATAAGCCGCTCAAACTATTTATGGATATCATCTTATTCTCCTTTAATAAATACATTCTCACCCATGTACTGTAAACTAAATAATTGGCTCCCTCTTTTATCGACAATGATTTCTCCGATCGGACCAAAAATTTAAGCTTTCCATCGAACACTACTTCATAATATCCATCTTTAACTTTCCCTCCCTTTTTGTCTCTCAAACCAGAATAATACCGAAAGGTCTGGTTAGCCAATCGGAATTCTGAAATAAAATTTTCATCCAGGGCAATGCAATCAAGCATCAGTGAAGTTAATTTAAGATGGATCAGATGATCGGTTTCAATATCGTATTTCAGATTCTCAACGTTATAAAATCTACCATCGCAAAAGAGTGATCCGTTTATCCACTTGTAGCTATTGAAATAGGGATGATTTACAGTATCGTTAACCGGGGGATGATATCTTCCTATGACAAAAGGACAATCGACGTTGATCCGATTATTCAATGTATCGATCAACGCCTGTTTCTCTGTCCTGAATTGATCGTCTTTAGTAATAACCGTCTTGGCTTGCCCTAATAAATTTAATGTAACGAAAATGAGAATTACAATTGCCCCCCCCCTGATTGGCAGTTTTACTTTTTCTGTCATAATAGACTATTGTTTTCCGTGGTTAGTTTGAGGTTATGATATCTCTTACTTTGGCTCTTCCTTTTGACCCGGAGGTTGTTCATCCGGCATTTCAACAGTATTATCAGACTGTTCAATACTATGACTAAATATTTTGCTTTCTGAATTCATCCTTTCGCTTGACAAATCTTTGACGATATCATGAAGTTCAGGACTACCATTTTTTAATATCGAAGCTAAATATTCTTCCGGATCCTCGGCAAATAAATTTTCCCGTATCCATTCCTTTAGATAAGTTCTCATACGTTGATCTTTTCAGAATTAAAACACCGTAGTCTTTCTCATTTCTATCCATAGAAGTAAAGCTCAATTCTTTCAAACCGTCAAATCCGATATGACTTTATTAAATCAACATTAGATATTGGCTGTAGATTTGTTAGCTTTAAAATGATCTTGGACAAGAGATATTCCACATTTCAAATACAACTTGTTTCAACCGTAAAATAAGAGGAAATTAGTTTCTTAAACTTATATTATAAGATACTACATTTGCAATTTTGAACATTTCACTCTACACACAACACATATAAATCCAGCCACAAAACTCACAGGTTTATCTCTGCTCAACAATGAGATAAATCCTATAAAAAAAGATACATATCATTCAACAAACGATATGTATCTTTTCTGTGTCAATCCAACACTTTACCTATGTACAACAAACAAAGGGAACAGAATATTTGGTTGTGTTTAATCTTTTCTGTTTTTCCCTCCTTTTATCCTTAGTATTTTGTACCCAATATTAAACGATATCTTATCATATCTTGAATCCCATGAAAAGTATCGTGTTAGTATATTTTGAGGTGTGTAATACTTCAATGATACAAATAAATTTTTGTATTCAAGACCAGCCCCTAGGATAAAATTGGGGTTATAAGCTTCTGTCATATATAAGTATGAAAAATCTTTAGAGGTATTCACTTTGTATCCAACCTTTGAATCAATACAATAATTCAGCAAAGAATTCACAGAACAATCAACGAAAAATTTTGTATTATAGTTTTGAAAGAGATAATTCTTAATACCTAAAGCCAAATCAACTGATTCAAAATTAATTGTTGTACTTTTAAATCCATCTTGTTTTTCATTATGAAAAGATGATTGATAAGCTGGGCTCAATACAACACCCCATTTGCCATTATTAAATGGCAATATGTATTCCAATTCCAAAGAATAAGTGCTAATGAATTTTCCACCAAAATCTGTATTAACATAGGTTCTATCGTCATTTGAAACAGACAGGGAAGAATATGCAAGTCCGGCAGCAAGTGCAAGGCTGAATTCCCCTTTGCTACGCTTTCTTTCGGGAACTTTGTATGTTGGGTCAATACAGGTGTTATAGTCTATAAAATATTTCGCAAGATCACTCTTAGTATAGGTCATGTTCGCGAGTTCAATATCTGAATCAAAAGAACAATGAACATCTTTCTTAAGTTGAATCCGGAAAGAATCATTATAGGCTGTATGGTCAGTATCATACAAATATTCCTTATAGATCAATTGTTTGATCACAGAATCTTTGCATGAATAAAAGAATCTATCATCAATCTTACTACCAAAATAGTAATACAGGGAGGCCTCTCCCTCGACAAGCACTTTCAGGAAAAGTTGTTTGTTTTGCCATACCGGATTTTTATCAGTAGAAATATTTTTTAATTCAGAAGGAGATATGTCCACATTCACATTTGCTCTGATGTATTTGTAATAATTGGCGATACCGAACTCTTTAACGTATTTAATATCGGCTTCCTGTATCTCTCCGTTTTCCGATAACTTATATTTAAACTGCGTCGGATTTCTCAGCCAATCGCTATTTTTGATTAAACAATCAGTTCTAATATTCTTATTATCTATAAAGTACCCCTTTTCATAGTAGCTCTGTCCAAAACAGTTGATTGTAACAATTACCAATATCACCAAAATGAGAATCTTATTCATCTTATTAAATTATTTATATTACTATTCCATTGATCATTAAGTTGCCTGTATAGAAACAGGTTCATACTTTGCCAATCCCCCAAAGCGATGGAGCTGGGCAAATTCATCTTTTTATATTACAGAGTTAACTTGCTTATTTTTCACACTTGGCATACCACTTACCTCCCAATAATTCCCTTTATCCTGTCAGTAATCTCACTGACAAACATAATAAAAACGCACTTGGCCTATCAGCGTAAAGCTCTGCCTTCACAGTATGAAAACAATTGATCCTTTTGCCCAGCGCCCAGCCTCACACATAGCCTGTGCCCAAGATGACACATAGCCTGCACCCAAGGTGTTTGGGCAGAGGCTAAGTGTCACCTTGGGCGATAAAAGGAATTATAGGCGATGATAGTCGCAATCATAACCGCTGCATTTACTGATCTACCCTCAAAATCAGAAGTACCGATGGCGGGACAAATTGCCCCGCCATCTATTGCCTTTTCCTACACACCCTATCTAAAGTGACTGAGTGAAGTGAATTTTATTCCGTCACAAGGTTATCCAGTCTATTTTTCAGCCCCGTACCCCAGTAATGTTGTGTGTTATTCTCGATCACGGCCCCGTTCTTATTGACAATCATAAAATGAGGAATGCCGTTGATTTTGTACTGAACTGCCAGTTGGTTCCATTCATCGCGGGTAATCCGTAGATGCTCCCCTTTGATGTCTTTGATAAAGTTATTGTATGGCTCTAACGGCGAGGCTTCTTCATCGGTGATATAGATGAACTTCACCTTCTTGTCCTTATATTCATCGGGCATATCCTTGCGCTCGGTCATCCCTGAGCGACAAGGTCCGCAGCCGGTTGAC from Parabacteroides sp. FAFU027 includes the following:
- a CDS encoding TonB-dependent receptor; protein product: MKRLIFQFLSLLPLLVCAQLPATAIHIESKVDSVPFIDFVKKIERDHVIKFYFDPAWLDSVRVRQSAKSATIGQILDDSFQGLSLNYFVDGPNIIITRNYKIVSSLPLNFFYFSQAAKTAIPEEINETYAFLKNPVEPVVDSKSKVITIGKPTQSTKSKNCIVSGVVKGAEDGIPIIGATVYSATTGKAAATDASGYFILSLPKGNQELQFKYMGREDLSVPIFIYSDGAMTVKMKEKAVFINEVVIRSEKENILKNLNIGVQQLNIDEVKQLPTILGEADIVKTALLLPGVQTVGEGASGFNVRGGSADQNLMLFDEMPIFNTSHLFGFFSVFNPETVKDFKLYKSGIPANFGGRVSSVFDVTAQTGNLKKCVLSGGISPVTGKLTLEGPLIKDKLSFIIGGRSTYSDWILKKIDGEKFHHTKAGFYDLSGKVTYEIDRNNSLSITAYQSDDNFKLNSDTAYHYQNQCARLYFKHFFNPKTYSQISAIYSNYQYNITSDEVPEISFRLKYNIEYKSVKANVFYIPNTKHSFNSGAEAIRYDMTPGNFTPLSSLSDIKELCLPKERGVETGLFLNDEYTVNSKLTVSAGVRYALFFVLGPYKKYNYNPAVPRSVDSRMDSTLYSSNQIVKTYGGPEVRLSARYSLGANNSLKLSYSRMHQFIHMLTNSSAISPTDVWKISDAQIKPLIGDQLAVGYYHNLLGGELETSIEAYYKKTRNSLDYKSGAELLLNPNLEVDLLSGVGRAYGVELLLQKKRGRLNGWVSYTYSRTELKVDGKFSEEKINKGNYYPADYDKPHNLNLAVNYRYSRRLNLSNTFCYSTGRPITYPVAKYTFRERQLIYYTNRNEYRIPNYLRWDISATIYESLNSKKLAHGSFSIGVYNLLGANNVYSVFFKSTSRGVKGYQMSVFAQPIPNITYNFKF
- a CDS encoding PorT family protein, which produces MNKILILVILVIVTINCFGQSYYEKGYFIDNKNIRTDCLIKNSDWLRNPTQFKYKLSENGEIQEADIKYVKEFGIANYYKYIRANVNVDISPSELKNISTDKNPVWQNKQLFLKVLVEGEASLYYYFGSKIDDRFFYSCKDSVIKQLIYKEYLYDTDHTAYNDSFRIQLKKDVHCSFDSDIELANMTYTKSDLAKYFIDYNTCIDPTYKVPERKRSKGEFSLALAAGLAYSSLSVSNDDRTYVNTDFGGKFISTYSLELEYILPFNNGKWGVVLSPAYQSSFHNEKQDGFKSTTINFESVDLALGIKNYLFQNYNTKFFVDCSVNSLLNYCIDSKVGYKVNTSKDFSYLYMTEAYNPNFILGAGLEYKNLFVSLKYYTPQNILTRYFSWDSRYDKISFNIGYKILRIKGGKNRKD
- a CDS encoding DUF4249 domain-containing protein → MKLFPNLIYFALIPFVVSCVSPYTPDISKYENLLVIDGELTNLPGPYEVKLSRSFKFHEKTADPVTGAEVKIVDKSGSEVELRETIDGIYSTVDTTFRGVVGHSYKLQIKAGDNLYESEYETIKDPVPIDQVYWEYNVPENQRGGIQLLLDTHDPTNSSRYYAWKYDETWKFIVPIDLVAHPDWKVCYAQSHSTNFNIATSARRYNDIIERQPLCFFGENTNRLFIRYTTLVRQYVLSEPTYKFFKDVITVNQNQGTLFDPIPSATVGNLRCITHGDIPVLGYFLVAGATEKRIFIDRKDLPEKYRPTDGFEDCGSQIVLVPIKLQDVRLNPVVDSLMKRGYEEYERFLVVNPPDTFHQLNMAKAPCFNCLLNGVNVVPEYWREYPHK